A window of Limosilactobacillus reuteri genomic DNA:
ATGCGCTTTGACAATATTGGTGAATCGTTTGTCTTTGTTATTGTGATGACAATTCTTGCATGCTTAACAAAACTACTTGGATGTGGAGCCGGTGCTAAGCTATCTGGCTTTAGTATGCCAAGTTCTTATGTTGTCGGTAGTGGGATGATTGCCCGTGGTGAAATGGGATTGATTACAGCCCAGATTGGTTATGAAGCCCATCTTCTTTCACCAATGTATTATTCAGATGTAATTACCGTGATTATTATTGCAACTGTATTAGCACCATTTATTTTAAAGAATGCATTGAAACAATCAGCCAACGAACTTGAGTAAAGGGGACTTTTGATGGAAAATCATGAACGAGAAACGGAGCAAGCACGGGTCAATAATGTTGAGAAACAAATTGACCAACAAGTAGCTGCAACCACTAAAGCTGTTGAAGATGCCCATCGTGAAACACGAGCAGTTGAACGTAATTATAGTGAAAATGCGTCTATTAACCGTTATGAAGTTGATGATATTGCCGAATCTCGGTCAATGATTGAACAGCAGCGCCAATTGGTTTCACGAGCAGCGGAAAGTGAATCAATTCTCAAGCACCAGTTAAGAACTTTGAAAAACTTAAAAGGGGCACCGTATTTTGGCCGGATTGATATTCAAGATCCTGATGAAGATAAGAGCGAAACGCTATACATCGGTACTTCATCTTTAATGAATGAAGATAAAACAGACTTTTTGATTTACGACTGGCGGGCACCAATTTCGGGAGTTTACTATAATGGAACCCTTGGGAAAGTCAATTATGAAACCCCGGCTGGGATGCAAACCACGGAATTAAAAAAGAAACGGCAATTTACTATTAAGGACGGTAAAATCACTAATATGTTTGATACCAATGAAACGGTTGGTGATGAAGTTCTACAAGCGGCTCTTGGAAAGCAAAATGACCAGTATATGCATAATATTGTGGCGACAATTCAAAAAGAGCAAAATGATATTATCCGTGATACGCGTAGTGATCTTTTACTAGTACAAGGGGTGGCTGGTTCGGGAAAGACCTCAGCGATCCTTCAACGAATTGCGTATTTGCTTTATCACAGTCGAAAGGAATTGAACGCTGACCAGATTGTCCTTTTTAGTCCCAATAATTTATTCAGCCACTATATTTCTGAAGTTTTGCCAAGTCTTGGTGAAAGAAATATGCGACAAGTAACATTAGAGGGATTTATTCGTCGACGTTTTGAAGGTTTGCAAGTAGAAACATTATTCGATCGCTATGAAGAACGACAACAACCTGAAAATGCTTCTCATGTTGTTGCCGACTTTATTGAAAGTGAGTCTTTTATGACGTCGATTGCACATTACGTCGAAAAAATGACAATTGATGATTTGCAATTTGCTGATATTCGTTTTAATGGTCAAGTTTTCTTTTCGGCTGATCATGTCAAGGATCTTTATAAAGAATTACCTTTGACGATGGCTCCTGCTGATAAGTTAGTCCACTTAAAAAATAAGTTAATTCGTGAATTGCAGCGACATGTTAAAGATGAAGCTAACAAGGACTGGGTAGCTAAAGAGTTAGATTCACTTGATTTACAACAATTGCACAGCCTTTATGGTAAGAAAACAATCGATGATTTTAAGGATGAAGATGAACAATATGCTTACCTTTCACGGCGCTTAGCTAAACGACGCTTACGTGTTATTGCAGACGCAATCTACAATAATTATTTTCTTGATTTTTATAATCAATATAATAAGCTTTTGCATCAGGTTGAAGTGCCTAAGACAATTAGTCAACGGGAATGGGCGACAATGATTCTTGCCTTTCAAGATGAGATTGAATATCATCGGCTCGAATTAATGCATGCGGCACCGTTGATGTATCTGCGTGATTTGATTTCCGGTACAGGGCAAAATCGTTCTTTTCAATATGTATTTATTGATGAGATGCAAGATTATTCAACAGCGATGTTAATATACTTAAAACACGCCTTTCCGCAAGCTAAGTTTACTGTCCTTGGTGATAGTGAACAGGCTCTTTTTAAGCCATTGGAGTTACCAGAAGAGTTATTAAATAAACTTAGTGGGGGATTAAAGGCTAAGCGCCCTAATTTGATTGCTTTACGGCGGAGTTATCGTTCCACGACAGAGATTACTAATTTTGCAAAGGCCTTGTTGCCGGATGGTGATAAGATAGTTTCCTTCACTCGTCATGGGAAGAAACCGCGCTTATTAGTCCGTTATTCTGATAAAGAGAGTCAGCAAAGTTTGCTAGATGAGACGCTTAAACTAGCTGACGAACATGAAACTGTAGCGATCTTAACCAAGAATCAAGAGCAAGCAACTGCTATTTATCAATTACTTCATCGGCAAAAAGTTGAAAATATTCATCTGCTAGATAAGGATGCGAGTGAATTGCCAAAGGGGATCTTAATTCTCCCAATTTACTTAGCAAAGGGACTCGAATTCGATGCGGTTCTCGCTGCTGATGTCTCTGCTAAAAATCTAGCGAATACTGATGAAGTTGGCATGATCTATACGATGGCATCACGAGCAATGCACGAACTGGTCCTTTTAAGCAATGGTTCCGTTAGTGAGGCAATTAATGAGAAAGCTGGTCGCCTTTTGACAATTGAGTATCAATTACCAAATAAAAATTAAATTCTTTGATTGATTAAAAACGCTTTCAAGAAATGGTGACTTATGATAATCTAATGGAGTAGATATAGAAAAAGGAGATGCTTCGCCATGGTTAAAGACGAATACACACTTGTACTAGTAAAACCTGATGGGGTAAAGACACGCCATATTGGAGATATTATTACCCGTATTGAACGAAAGGGTTATAATATTGAAGCTCTTAAGATGATTGACCCATCAGAAGAAAAGCTTCGTCAGCATTATTTTGATAAAGTTGACAAACCATTCTTCCCTGAATTGTTAGAATACATGACAGAAGGACCAATTGTAGGAATTGTCGTCTCTGGTACTAATGTAATTCAAGCAATTCATAATATGGCAGGAGCTACTAACCCTGGTGAAGCTGAATGGGGAACAATTCGTGGTGACTACGGTCGTGAATGGCCTGATGGTAACTTGCGAAATATCATTCATACATCTGATAATGTTGATAGTGCTACTCGCGAGATTGGTATTTGGTTCCCAGAATTTGATATTAAAGATAAACAGTAGAGTTAAAGAAGCTGAAAGAAAAAACAAAAATTTTCTTTCAGCTTCTTTAATTTATTCATCACTTGCCCTTTGTTGGCGTTTAATTTTTCGTTGTACTGCCAAGGTATTGCGTTCCCAAAAGACCCCGTCAGTGTAGCCTTGGATGCTAGGATCATCTTTTATTTGATTAAGTCGGTACTGTCCCCATGCACAATATAGAAGACTTTGCTCGATTCCAAGATAGTGGCGATTGAGCTTAGCAGCAGTCACTAAACTAGAACCGGAACCGGCAAAAGGATCGAAAATAAAGTCATTGGGATTAGAACTAGCAAGAATAATTTTTGCCAGTAATTTTTCTGGCTTTTGCGTAGGGTGACCAGTATTTTCTGGCATTGACCAATAGGGAATTGAAATATCGTCCCAAAAATTAGAGGGCATTGTATCACGAAAATTACCGTTTTTAGTAGCTTGCCAGTCTTTAGCAATCCCATCTTGACGATAAGGGGCTACCACCTGCCGTCGTTGTTTAACTTGGTCGACGTTAAAGGTATAGTCACTCGGGTTAGCAGTCAAGAACCAAATATCTTCCATCCCGTTTTTCCAATTTTTCTGTGAGCCGCGTCCTTTTTCCCGTTGCCAAGTAATCCGATTTTGAATTGTAAAATTTTTTTCGAGGATCGGCGCAAGTGCCATGCTAGTTGCCCAATCAGAAAAGACATAGATACTAGCATTTTCTTTTAGTAATGGCTTTAAGAGATCAATCCACTTTTGCGTGTAAGTCTGATATTGGCTCGTAGACATCTTTTTGAAGTTTAAACCATCATATTGTTTGTTAAGATTATAGGGAGGATCAATAAGGGCAAGATCAACCTGGTGTGGTGCTAGTTGAGTCATTACTTTGAAGGAATCCCCGTTGATAATTTTGTTGGATATTGTCTGGAGATTATCAGTTGGGTGAATAATCTGGCTGAGGAGCTCAGGTGAAGCCTCCTCAAGCGTGAAATCAATTGTTTTATTTCTTTTTGAGCGCATATTGACCACTCCTGTTCGACGTTTAGTATTATTATACTTGTCATATTCAGGATTGTCTTGCCTTTTTAGTAGGAGTTGGATTAAAATTAACTATATTAAGTAGCGCGAGTCTTAGCGAGGGACAGTTGGTGAAAAGGTCCCCAAAGTGCGAAGTGGTCACAACAAAATACATAATGAGCGGCAATGATGATTGCAATTTAGGTGGTACCGCGCGAAAAGCGTCCTATTTAGTTTATATGGCTAAGTAGGGCGTTTTATAGTTTAGGAGGAATTTAAAATGGCAGAAGAAAAACACGTTATTTTAACTGGTGATCGACCAACAGGTAAGTTGCATATTGGACACTATGTAGGTTCATTAAAAAATCGGGTTGAATTACAAAATACGGGTAAATATGATACCTTTATCATGATTGCTGACCAACAAGCATTGACTGATAATGCTCGTGATCCTGAAAAAATCCGTCGTAGTCTCCATGAAGTTGCCCTTGATTATTTGGCGGTTGGAATTGATCCAAAGAAATCAACAATTTTGGTTCAATCACAAATCCCAGCATTAAGTGAATTAACGATGCACTACCTTAACTTAGTAACTGTTGCGCGTTTACGCAGAAATCCAACTGTTAAGACTGAGATTAAGCAAAAGAAATTTGGTGAAAGTGCTCCAGCCGGATTCTTTATTTATCCAGTAAGCCAAGCTGCGGATATTACGGCATTTAAGGCTGATACAGTACCGGTTGGTGATGATCAAGAACCAATGCTTGAACAAACACGTGAAATTGTACGGACGTTCAACCGTATTTACCAACAAGATATTTTAGTTGAACCTGAAGGAGTATTTCCGCCAAAGGGCCAAGGACGAATTCCAGGACTAGACGGCAATGCAAAGATGAGCAAGTCCCTTGGCAATGCAATTTACCTGTCTGATGATGCTGATACAGTGCAAAAGAAAGTAATGTCGATGTATACAGACCCAACACATATCAAAGTTAGTGATCCTGGTCATGTTGAAGGTAATACTGTCTTTACTTACCTTGACATCTTTGATCCAGACAAAGAGCAGGTTGCTAAATTGAAAGAACAATACCAAGCTGGCGGTCTTGGCGATGTTAAAATCAAGCGGTACTTAAATGAAGTCCTTGAAGCTGAACTTGAACCAATTCGCAAGCGGCGCGAAGAATATGCTGCTAATCTTGATTATGTAGATCAGGTTCTTAAAGAAGGATCAGCACGGGCAAATGAAGTCGCTAATCAAACGCTTAAAGAAGTTCGTGATGCAATCGGGATTAATTACTTTGGATAAAAATATGAGCTGAAAAAGCGAGGCTGTTAGGAAAATAAGTTTTTCCTTGAGCCCCGTTTTTTTTCGTGTCTCCAATAGCAGAACATGGTAACATAAAAGAGATGTATTTATACGAAAAATAATTAATTAAAGCGGAGGTGAAAATGGTGGAAAACCTCGCGATTGTAGACCTCGGCTCAAACTCGGCCCGAATGGCAATAACGGAAATTGCTCCAGATGGACGATTTCGTGAAATTCGACGTGTAAAAGAAAATACACGTTTATCTGAGGGAATGGGACGAGAAAAAATGTTACAAGAGAGTGCAATTGAACGA
This region includes:
- the helD gene encoding RNA polymerase recycling motor HelD; translation: MENHERETEQARVNNVEKQIDQQVAATTKAVEDAHRETRAVERNYSENASINRYEVDDIAESRSMIEQQRQLVSRAAESESILKHQLRTLKNLKGAPYFGRIDIQDPDEDKSETLYIGTSSLMNEDKTDFLIYDWRAPISGVYYNGTLGKVNYETPAGMQTTELKKKRQFTIKDGKITNMFDTNETVGDEVLQAALGKQNDQYMHNIVATIQKEQNDIIRDTRSDLLLVQGVAGSGKTSAILQRIAYLLYHSRKELNADQIVLFSPNNLFSHYISEVLPSLGERNMRQVTLEGFIRRRFEGLQVETLFDRYEERQQPENASHVVADFIESESFMTSIAHYVEKMTIDDLQFADIRFNGQVFFSADHVKDLYKELPLTMAPADKLVHLKNKLIRELQRHVKDEANKDWVAKELDSLDLQQLHSLYGKKTIDDFKDEDEQYAYLSRRLAKRRLRVIADAIYNNYFLDFYNQYNKLLHQVEVPKTISQREWATMILAFQDEIEYHRLELMHAAPLMYLRDLISGTGQNRSFQYVFIDEMQDYSTAMLIYLKHAFPQAKFTVLGDSEQALFKPLELPEELLNKLSGGLKAKRPNLIALRRSYRSTTEITNFAKALLPDGDKIVSFTRHGKKPRLLVRYSDKESQQSLLDETLKLADEHETVAILTKNQEQATAIYQLLHRQKVENIHLLDKDASELPKGILILPIYLAKGLEFDAVLAADVSAKNLANTDEVGMIYTMASRAMHELVLLSNGSVSEAINEKAGRLLTIEYQLPNKN
- the ndk gene encoding nucleoside-diphosphate kinase; translated protein: MVKDEYTLVLVKPDGVKTRHIGDIITRIERKGYNIEALKMIDPSEEKLRQHYFDKVDKPFFPELLEYMTEGPIVGIVVSGTNVIQAIHNMAGATNPGEAEWGTIRGDYGREWPDGNLRNIIHTSDNVDSATREIGIWFPEFDIKDKQ
- a CDS encoding site-specific DNA-methyltransferase produces the protein MRSKRNKTIDFTLEEASPELLSQIIHPTDNLQTISNKIINGDSFKVMTQLAPHQVDLALIDPPYNLNKQYDGLNFKKMSTSQYQTYTQKWIDLLKPLLKENASIYVFSDWATSMALAPILEKNFTIQNRITWQREKGRGSQKNWKNGMEDIWFLTANPSDYTFNVDQVKQRRQVVAPYRQDGIAKDWQATKNGNFRDTMPSNFWDDISIPYWSMPENTGHPTQKPEKLLAKIILASSNPNDFIFDPFAGSGSSLVTAAKLNRHYLGIEQSLLYCAWGQYRLNQIKDDPSIQGYTDGVFWERNTLAVQRKIKRQQRASDE
- the trpS gene encoding tryptophan--tRNA ligase → MAEEKHVILTGDRPTGKLHIGHYVGSLKNRVELQNTGKYDTFIMIADQQALTDNARDPEKIRRSLHEVALDYLAVGIDPKKSTILVQSQIPALSELTMHYLNLVTVARLRRNPTVKTEIKQKKFGESAPAGFFIYPVSQAADITAFKADTVPVGDDQEPMLEQTREIVRTFNRIYQQDILVEPEGVFPPKGQGRIPGLDGNAKMSKSLGNAIYLSDDADTVQKKVMSMYTDPTHIKVSDPGHVEGNTVFTYLDIFDPDKEQVAKLKEQYQAGGLGDVKIKRYLNEVLEAELEPIRKRREEYAANLDYVDQVLKEGSARANEVANQTLKEVRDAIGINYFG